GGACGCCACCTGCCCCATGGTGCTGGAGATCCACCGGATCGTCCGGAAGCTGGAGGAGGAAGGCTACGAGGTGGTCATCATCGGCGACCAGAACCACGACGAGGTCCGCGGGATCGCCGCCCAGGTGAGCCGCCCCCTGGTGGTCTCGGGCCCCGCCGACGTCCCCGGGGAGGGCTGGCGTTCGAACCGCCTCGGCGTGGTGGTCCAGTCCACGCAGAACCTGGAGAACGTCCAGGCCATCATCTCCCGCCTGGTGCCCGCCTGCCGCGAGCTGCGCTTCATCGACACCATCTGCAAGCCCACCACCGACCACCAGAACGAGATCCGCCGGATGCCCCTCGAAAACGACGCCGTCGTGGTGGTGGGCTCCTTCACCAGCGCCAACACCCGCCGGCTCGCCGAACTCAGCGTGGCCGCCAACCCCCGCACGCACCACGTCCAGACCGCGAGCGAACTCGAGGCCGCCTGGTTCGAGGGGATCGGCTCCGTGGGCGTCACGGCGGGGGCCTCCACGCCCGACGTCCTCATCCGGGACGTCCTGGACCGGATCCGCGACTTT
The sequence above is a segment of the Acidobacteriota bacterium genome. Coding sequences within it:
- the ispH gene encoding 4-hydroxy-3-methylbut-2-enyl diphosphate reductase, with the translated sequence MLRLRLARSAGFCFGVRRAIDIAIKAAGGEAPVYMLGNIVHNEYVVDQIRQTGIRVVEDLDAIPPGSTLLMRAHGTTPEIYRKAAERGLRIVDATCPMVLEIHRIVRKLEEEGYEVVIIGDQNHDEVRGIAAQVSRPLVVSGPADVPGEGWRSNRLGVVVQSTQNLENVQAIISRLVPACRELRFIDTICKPTTDHQNEIRRMPLENDAVVVVGSFTSANTRRLAELSVAANPRTHHVQTASELEAAWFEGIGSVGVTAGASTPDVLIRDVLDRIRDFRPDTVVDPDERVSPEGAEAEPTATGGRP